A portion of the Pseudomonas protegens CHA0 genome contains these proteins:
- the dadA gene encoding D-amino acid dehydrogenase: MRVLVLGSGVIGTTSAYYLARAGFEVTVVDRQPAAAMETSFANAGQVSPGYASPWAAPGVPLKAIKWLLQRHAPLAIKATADIDQYLWMAQMLRNCTASRYAVNKERMVRLSEYSRDCLDELRAETGIAYEGRSLGTTQLFRTQAQLDGAAKDIAVLKESGVPFELLDREGIARVEPALANVTDILAGALRLPNDQTGDCQIFTTRLAEMASKLGVEFRFGQDIQRIDFAGDRINGVWIDGKLETADRYVLALGSYSPQLLKPLGIKAPVYPLKGYSLTVPITNPAMAPTSTILDETYKVAITRFDNRIRVGGMAEIAGFDLSLNPRRRETLEMIVNDLYPQGGDLSQASFWTGLRPTTPDGTPIVGATPFRNLFLNTGHGTLGWTMACGSGRLLADLMAKKKPQISAEGLDISRYGNPQESAKHVNPAPAHQ, encoded by the coding sequence ATGCGCGTTCTGGTCTTGGGCAGTGGCGTTATCGGAACCACCAGTGCCTATTATCTGGCTCGAGCCGGATTTGAAGTGACCGTAGTGGACCGTCAGCCGGCCGCCGCCATGGAAACCAGCTTCGCCAACGCCGGCCAGGTCTCGCCTGGCTATGCGTCGCCCTGGGCCGCTCCGGGTGTACCGCTCAAAGCCATCAAATGGCTGCTGCAGCGCCACGCGCCACTGGCGATCAAGGCCACGGCCGACATCGACCAGTACCTGTGGATGGCGCAGATGCTGCGCAACTGCACCGCCAGCCGCTATGCGGTGAACAAGGAGCGCATGGTGCGCCTGTCCGAATACAGCCGTGACTGCCTCGACGAGTTGCGAGCGGAAACCGGCATTGCCTACGAAGGCCGCAGCCTGGGCACTACCCAGCTGTTCCGCACCCAGGCGCAGCTGGACGGTGCGGCGAAAGACATCGCCGTGCTCAAGGAATCCGGCGTGCCGTTCGAACTGCTGGACCGCGAAGGCATCGCCCGGGTCGAGCCGGCCCTGGCCAACGTCACTGACATCCTCGCCGGTGCCCTGCGCCTGCCCAACGACCAGACTGGCGACTGCCAGATCTTCACCACGCGCCTGGCGGAAATGGCCAGCAAGCTGGGTGTGGAATTCCGCTTCGGCCAGGACATCCAGCGCATCGACTTTGCCGGTGACCGGATCAACGGCGTGTGGATCGACGGCAAGCTGGAAACCGCCGACCGCTACGTGCTGGCCCTGGGCAGCTACTCGCCGCAATTGCTCAAGCCGCTGGGCATCAAGGCGCCGGTGTACCCGCTCAAGGGTTACTCCCTGACCGTGCCGATCACCAATCCGGCCATGGCCCCGACTTCCACCATCCTCGACGAAACCTACAAGGTCGCGATCACCCGTTTCGACAACCGGATCCGGGTCGGCGGCATGGCGGAGATAGCCGGTTTTGACCTCTCGCTCAATCCGCGCCGGCGTGAAACGCTGGAGATGATCGTCAACGATCTCTATCCTCAGGGCGGCGACCTGTCCCAGGCCAGTTTCTGGACCGGGCTGCGTCCCACTACTCCGGATGGCACGCCGATTGTGGGCGCCACGCCGTTCCGCAACCTGTTCTTGAACACTGGCCACGGTACGCTCGGCTGGACCATGGCTTGCGGTTCCGGTCGCCTGCTGGCGGACCTGATGGCCAAGAAAAAGCCGCAGATCAGCGCCGAAGGCCTCGATATTTCCCGTTACGGTAACCCTCAGGAGTCAGCTAAACATGTCAATCCAGCGCCAGCTCACCAATGA